Within the Candidatus Delongbacteria bacterium genome, the region GGGGACCTTCTCCGGCGGCATGAAGCGCCGACTCAACCTGGCCGTGGCCTTGTTGCACGAGCCCGCGCTGCTGCTGCTGGACGAGGCCACGGCGGGCGTGGATCCCCAATCGCGCCTGGCGCTCTTCGAATTGGTGGAGAACCAGCGCGCGGCCGGGCGCGGCGTGCTCTACGCCACGCACTACATGGAGGAAGCCCAGCGCCTCTGCGACCGGGTGGCCATTGTGGATCAGGGCCGACTGCTGGCCTTGGACACGGTGCCCGCCCTGCTGGCCGCCCACGGCTCCTCGCAGCTGGAGGCCGTGCGGGGTTCCGAGACCCTCCACGTGGAAACCCGGGATCCGCTGGCGGATCTGGCGCGCCTGCAGGCCGCCGGTCCGCTGGACTCCTTCACCCTGCGGCAACCCGACCTGGAGCAGGTCTTTCTGCGGCTCACCGGTCGTCATTTGAGGGATTGAGATGGGCACCATCCTCGCGATTTGCCTCAAGGATCTCCGCCTGCTGCTCCGCGATCGCGCCGGGCTGTTCTTCACCTTCGCCTTTCCCCTGCTCTACGCGCTGTTCTTCGGCTTCGTC harbors:
- a CDS encoding ABC transporter ATP-binding protein, whose amino-acid sequence is MDELLMVEGLHFSYGERRAVDGLSLELRPGEILGLLGPNGAGKSTLMALLCGLLLPAAGRVRVLGGDPCDPRIRARLGLAPQELALYDELSARENLDFFGRIQGLRGTRLSGRCAAVLEETGLAGRARDRVGTFSGGMKRRLNLAVALLHEPALLLLDEATAGVDPQSRLALFELVENQRAAGRGVLYATHYMEEAQRLCDRVAIVDQGRLLALDTVPALLAAHGSSQLEAVRGSETLHVETRDPLADLARLQAAGPLDSFTLRQPDLEQVFLRLTGRHLRD